A single genomic interval of Granulicella tundricola MP5ACTX9 harbors:
- a CDS encoding magnesium transporter MgtE N-terminal domain-containing protein, with protein sequence MNRQANQRTSVSALMGVAIADASGRLMGHVTEFAVAPTVDACRVESLVVRRSGESRKVAPAMVRVSSLCWNDAGKLQVADGAPTAVVLDDTDKYLLLERDLLDQQIIDVHGHKVVRVNDVDMVWEAGDGDCALSLRIAEVEVGIRGAVRRLLKGLPQDAVEALASRAGARVIPWDFVDLIDRDPARRVRLKIEQDRLSKMHPSDLADILEELAPAEGQALFSSLDEEVAAEALEEVELKTQKSLIESLDSETAAGIIEEMDPGAAADLLAELSEERSDAILEEMGEKERHDVEELLEHAPDSAAGLMTTDFVAVGVDGSLDDAVKALEEFDGDLETVTEIFLVDEERLVGQVPMARLMVTKSGGLKEIAEEHVVSTGEAENGRKVAELFDKYNLRSLPVLDEDKKLVGVIRAEHVIGWLRMKH encoded by the coding sequence GTGAACAGGCAGGCAAATCAACGGACGAGTGTTTCTGCGCTGATGGGCGTGGCGATCGCGGATGCGAGCGGGCGGCTGATGGGCCATGTCACGGAGTTTGCGGTGGCGCCTACGGTGGACGCGTGCCGGGTGGAATCGCTGGTGGTGCGGCGGAGCGGGGAGAGCAGGAAGGTTGCGCCGGCGATGGTGCGGGTGAGCTCGCTGTGCTGGAACGATGCGGGGAAGTTGCAGGTCGCGGATGGGGCTCCGACGGCGGTGGTGCTGGACGATACGGATAAATACCTGCTGCTGGAGCGTGATCTGCTGGATCAGCAGATTATCGATGTGCATGGGCACAAGGTCGTTCGGGTGAACGATGTGGATATGGTCTGGGAGGCGGGCGATGGGGATTGCGCGCTTTCGCTGCGGATTGCTGAGGTTGAGGTTGGGATTAGGGGGGCGGTGCGGAGGCTGCTGAAGGGGCTGCCGCAGGATGCGGTGGAGGCGCTGGCGAGCAGGGCGGGGGCTCGGGTGATTCCCTGGGATTTTGTGGATCTGATCGATCGGGATCCGGCTCGGCGGGTAAGGCTGAAGATCGAGCAGGATCGGCTCTCGAAGATGCATCCTTCCGACCTGGCGGACATTCTGGAAGAGCTTGCGCCGGCAGAAGGGCAGGCTTTGTTCTCAAGCCTGGACGAGGAGGTTGCTGCTGAGGCGCTGGAAGAGGTCGAGCTGAAGACGCAGAAGTCGCTGATCGAGTCTCTGGACTCGGAGACGGCGGCGGGGATTATCGAAGAGATGGACCCGGGGGCGGCGGCGGATCTGCTGGCGGAGTTGTCCGAAGAACGGTCTGACGCGATTTTGGAGGAGATGGGCGAGAAGGAGCGGCACGATGTCGAAGAGCTGCTGGAGCATGCGCCGGACTCTGCCGCCGGGTTGATGACGACTGACTTTGTGGCGGTGGGGGTGGATGGGAGTTTGGATGATGCCGTGAAGGCGCTGGAGGAGTTCGACGGCGACCTGGAGACGGTGACGGAGATCTTTCTGGTAGACGAAGAGCGGCTGGTGGGGCAGGTGCCGATGGCTCGGCTGATGGTGACGAAGAGCGGCGGGTTGAAGGAGATTGCCGAGGAACATGTGGTGAGCACGGGTGAGGCGGAGAACGGGCGTAAGGTGGCGGAGCTGTTCGACAAGTACAACCTGCGGAGTCTGCCGGTGCTGGATGAGGATAAGAAGCTGGTGGGTGTGATCCGGGCGGAGCATGTGATTGGGTGGTTGAGGATGAAGCACTGA
- a CDS encoding HAD family hydrolase, which translates to MTATHLSTEAFESSITHIAPRTAVFDCDGTLWSGDAGSSFMVWTIETGLLSTEAVNWLNDRYQGYKAGQVSELAICGEMVQVYRGIPEATMRAAAAEFFSTRIEPNIFPELARVIANLQATGTDIWAVSSTNDWVIEEGVRRFNIPANRVLSARVAIENGIVTDKVLDVPTDQGKVDSLRRAGILTPDAVFGNSVHDAAMLAIARQAYPVNPTPALIDRSAAEGWPVYFPASVRPI; encoded by the coding sequence ATGACCGCCACCCACCTCTCCACAGAAGCCTTCGAGTCCTCCATCACCCACATCGCCCCTCGCACCGCCGTCTTCGATTGCGACGGCACCCTCTGGTCCGGGGACGCAGGCTCCTCCTTCATGGTCTGGACCATCGAAACCGGTCTCCTTTCAACCGAAGCCGTCAACTGGCTTAACGACCGTTACCAGGGTTACAAAGCCGGCCAGGTCTCAGAGCTCGCCATCTGCGGCGAAATGGTCCAAGTCTACCGCGGCATCCCCGAAGCCACCATGCGCGCAGCAGCAGCTGAGTTCTTCAGCACCCGCATCGAACCCAACATCTTCCCAGAGCTGGCCCGCGTCATCGCCAACCTCCAGGCCACCGGAACTGACATCTGGGCCGTCTCCTCCACCAACGACTGGGTCATCGAGGAAGGTGTCCGCCGCTTCAACATCCCCGCCAACCGCGTCCTCTCCGCCCGCGTCGCCATCGAAAACGGCATCGTCACCGACAAGGTCCTCGACGTCCCAACCGATCAGGGCAAGGTCGACTCCCTCCGCCGCGCTGGCATCCTCACACCCGACGCCGTCTTCGGCAACTCCGTCCACGACGCCGCCATGCTCGCCATCGCCCGCCAGGCCTACCCCGTCAACCCCACCCCCGCCCTCATCGATCGCAGCGCCGCAGAGGGCTGGCCTGTTTACTTCCCGGCATCGGTCCGCCCTATCTAA
- a CDS encoding Nramp family divalent metal transporter, producing the protein MAFWKSWRVRIILFLAVLGPGFITANVDNDAGGIFTYSQAGAAYGYTLLWTMIPITLALIVVQEMCARMGVVTGKGLSDLIREEFGLRMTFVVLMLLVVVNFTNVITEFSGIAGSMSLFHLSKYVSVPVCAVLVWALVVKGDYKKVEKIFLIASVFYIAYIIAGVLSEPNWHAALVETVKLPPRNVWGDKSYVYTTVAVIGTTITPWMQFYLQSSIVEKGVSVKQYKASRLDVIVGSIFTDVVAWFIVVACAATLFTHGIKDIPDASVAAQAMKPLAGDYAFILFAAGLFNASLFAASILPLSTAYTVCEGMGFESGLDKTFKEAPFFYWFYTLLIALGAAVVLIPNFPMLKVAILSQVLNGLLLPVVLIFMLRLINKHELMGKYTNTVWLNVVAWATAIIVIGLSAVMVFNSLKTVISG; encoded by the coding sequence ATGGCCTTCTGGAAGAGCTGGCGGGTTCGGATCATTCTTTTCCTGGCGGTGCTGGGGCCGGGATTCATTACGGCAAACGTGGACAACGATGCGGGTGGGATCTTTACCTACTCGCAGGCTGGGGCGGCGTATGGGTACACGCTGCTTTGGACGATGATCCCGATCACGCTGGCGCTGATCGTGGTGCAGGAGATGTGCGCGCGGATGGGCGTGGTCACGGGCAAGGGGCTAAGCGACCTGATCCGTGAGGAGTTTGGGCTGCGGATGACCTTTGTCGTCCTGATGCTGCTGGTGGTGGTGAACTTCACCAATGTGATCACTGAGTTCTCCGGCATTGCCGGGAGTATGAGTTTGTTTCACCTGAGCAAGTACGTGAGCGTGCCGGTGTGCGCGGTGCTGGTGTGGGCGCTGGTGGTGAAGGGCGACTACAAGAAGGTCGAGAAGATCTTCCTGATTGCGAGTGTGTTCTATATCGCTTACATCATTGCGGGCGTGCTGAGCGAGCCGAACTGGCATGCGGCGCTGGTGGAGACGGTGAAGCTGCCGCCACGCAATGTGTGGGGCGATAAAAGCTATGTGTATACGACGGTGGCGGTGATCGGGACGACGATTACGCCGTGGATGCAGTTTTATCTGCAGTCGTCGATTGTGGAGAAGGGCGTCAGCGTGAAGCAATACAAGGCTTCACGGCTGGATGTGATTGTGGGGTCGATCTTTACGGATGTGGTGGCGTGGTTCATCGTGGTGGCTTGCGCGGCTACGCTGTTTACGCATGGGATCAAGGACATTCCGGATGCTTCCGTAGCAGCTCAGGCGATGAAGCCTCTGGCTGGGGACTATGCGTTTATTTTGTTTGCTGCCGGGCTGTTCAATGCTTCGCTGTTCGCGGCTTCGATCCTGCCGCTTTCGACCGCGTATACGGTATGTGAGGGGATGGGGTTCGAGAGCGGGCTGGATAAGACGTTCAAGGAAGCGCCGTTCTTTTACTGGTTCTATACGCTGCTGATCGCGCTGGGTGCGGCGGTGGTGCTGATTCCGAACTTCCCGATGCTGAAGGTGGCGATTCTCTCCCAGGTGCTAAATGGATTGCTGCTGCCGGTGGTGCTGATCTTCATGCTGCGGTTGATCAACAAGCATGAGCTGATGGGGAAGTATACGAATACGGTTTGGCTGAATGTGGTGGCCTGGGCGACCGCGATTATCGTGATTGGGCTTTCTGCGGTGATGGTGTTCAATAGTTTGAAGACGGTGATTAGTGGGTAG
- a CDS encoding (deoxy)nucleoside triphosphate pyrophosphohydrolase, producing the protein MKEPIRKLDANGAFNPPRPTRLVVAALILRDLPTLGLPANAREVLICQRKPDQPMSLKWEFPGGKIENGETSEQALARELEEELGITATIGRQVARVRHKYRNGGAIDLQFFLVDAFTGALENRIFNDVRWSPLAALPTYDFLAADLGLIKDLSEGKLL; encoded by the coding sequence ATGAAAGAACCCATTCGCAAGCTCGATGCAAACGGTGCTTTCAATCCCCCGCGGCCCACGCGCCTCGTCGTCGCGGCCCTCATCCTGCGTGACCTCCCGACTTTGGGCCTCCCCGCCAACGCCCGCGAGGTCCTCATCTGCCAGCGCAAGCCAGACCAGCCCATGAGCCTCAAGTGGGAGTTCCCCGGCGGCAAGATTGAAAACGGTGAAACCAGCGAGCAGGCCCTCGCACGCGAGCTCGAAGAAGAACTAGGCATCACCGCCACTATCGGCCGCCAGGTCGCCCGTGTCCGCCACAAGTACCGCAACGGCGGAGCCATCGACCTCCAGTTCTTCCTCGTAGACGCCTTCACCGGCGCGCTGGAAAACCGCATCTTCAACGACGTCCGCTGGTCCCCCCTCGCCGCCCTCCCCACTTACGACTTCCTCGCCGCCGACCTCGGTCTCATCAAAGACCTTTCCGAAGGAAAGCTCCTCTAA
- a CDS encoding pyridoxamine 5'-phosphate oxidase family protein — MSATSETHDLSGQDAVKKIGELIKDVRICMMVTAGSDGSFDSRPMATQATEFDGTVYFLTRGDSGKVGEIQQDQHVGLIYSDPSNHNYVTAKGKASVSHDKAKIHELWNPMFKAWFPEGEDDPEVTVIKVTVSEAQYWEASSSKLVFGIKYLAAAVTGGKVDVGETGKLVP, encoded by the coding sequence ATGAGCGCTACGAGTGAGACACATGATCTGAGTGGGCAGGATGCGGTGAAGAAGATCGGCGAACTGATCAAGGATGTGCGGATCTGCATGATGGTTACGGCGGGGAGCGATGGGTCGTTCGACAGCCGGCCGATGGCGACGCAGGCGACGGAGTTCGATGGGACGGTTTACTTCTTGACGCGAGGGGATTCAGGGAAGGTTGGGGAGATTCAGCAGGATCAGCATGTGGGGCTGATCTACTCGGACCCTTCCAATCACAATTATGTGACGGCGAAGGGTAAGGCTTCGGTCAGCCATGACAAAGCCAAGATTCATGAGCTTTGGAATCCGATGTTCAAGGCCTGGTTTCCGGAGGGGGAGGATGATCCCGAAGTTACGGTGATCAAGGTGACGGTGAGCGAGGCGCAGTATTGGGAGGCTTCTAGTTCGAAGCTGGTGTTTGGGATTAAGTATCTGGCGGCTGCGGTTACCGGGGGGAAGGTGGATGTGGGGGAGACGGGGAAGTTGGTGCCTTAG
- a CDS encoding prepilin-type N-terminal cleavage/methylation domain-containing protein, whose amino-acid sequence MNSKKIRSALQGNHEEGFTLIELLIVMSVMLILMTLAIPQLLKLRKTAAETSAIASVKAIGQAELSYNSAYPQNGFSCSLASMGGVPGSGAPSAQAAQILDPTLAAGQKQGYTFNITNCTKVTVNNQDMFTGYEITAVPTSIGRSGDRGFCMDENNIMKTDAAGGTNCTTTLQ is encoded by the coding sequence ATGAACTCCAAAAAGATCCGCTCCGCGCTCCAGGGAAACCATGAAGAAGGCTTCACTCTCATCGAGCTCCTCATCGTCATGTCCGTCATGCTCATCCTCATGACCCTCGCCATCCCCCAGCTCCTCAAGCTCCGCAAGACCGCCGCAGAAACCTCCGCCATCGCCTCCGTGAAGGCCATCGGACAGGCCGAGCTGTCTTACAACTCCGCCTATCCCCAGAATGGCTTCTCCTGCTCCCTCGCCTCCATGGGCGGCGTCCCCGGCTCCGGCGCGCCCTCTGCCCAGGCCGCACAGATCCTCGACCCCACCCTCGCAGCCGGCCAGAAGCAGGGCTATACCTTCAACATCACCAACTGCACCAAGGTCACCGTCAACAATCAGGACATGTTCACCGGCTACGAGATCACCGCCGTCCCCACCTCCATCGGGCGTTCCGGCGACCGAGGCTTCTGTATGGATGAAAACAACATCATGAAGACCGACGCAGCCGGCGGCACCAACTGCACCACCACCCTGCAGTAA
- a CDS encoding M16 family metallopeptidase: MSATQSAEHPRTHAPRNIRKTILPNGMLVLTESMAHMRSISMGAWIKQGSRDESAPENGISHFVEHMVFKGTPTRSAQDIAREVDSIGGNLDAFTGKETVCFNIKVLDENLPPAMDVLSDLVLNPKFSPEDLEREQGVILEEIKMDEDSPDSVVHEVFTQNFWKNHPLGRPILGTVKTVSSFNQQTVIDHHKHRFTPANIVFSAAGHLEHDAFVERVERAFGHLPAAPPSPQIDQHPTITPHITLKKKKSLEQVQLCLGMPAPPVQSTDRFALYILNTILGGGMSSRLFQSVREEQGLAYSIFSELSPFRDTGSLSIYAGVSLDKTEKTLQLTLSELRRLKEEIVPDAELKRAKDQMKSNIVLGLESSSSRMSNLARQQMYFSRFFTVEDIVQEIDAVNPADLQRIANDLFRPELLALTLLGNLGPMKVSRADLAC; this comes from the coding sequence ATGTCCGCAACCCAGTCCGCCGAGCACCCCCGCACCCACGCCCCCCGCAACATCCGCAAGACCATCCTCCCCAACGGCATGCTCGTCCTCACCGAGTCCATGGCGCACATGCGTTCCATCTCCATGGGCGCCTGGATCAAACAAGGCTCCCGCGACGAGTCCGCCCCGGAAAACGGCATCTCACACTTCGTCGAGCACATGGTCTTCAAGGGCACCCCCACCCGCTCCGCACAGGACATCGCCCGTGAAGTCGATTCAATCGGCGGCAACCTCGACGCCTTCACCGGCAAGGAAACCGTCTGCTTCAACATCAAGGTCCTCGACGAAAACCTCCCGCCCGCCATGGACGTCCTCTCAGACCTGGTCCTGAATCCAAAATTCTCCCCTGAAGATCTGGAGCGCGAGCAAGGCGTCATCCTTGAAGAGATCAAGATGGACGAAGACTCCCCCGACTCCGTCGTCCACGAGGTCTTCACCCAGAACTTCTGGAAGAATCACCCCCTCGGCCGCCCCATCCTCGGCACCGTCAAGACCGTCTCCAGCTTCAACCAGCAGACCGTCATCGACCACCACAAACACCGCTTCACCCCAGCCAACATCGTCTTCTCCGCCGCCGGCCACCTTGAGCATGACGCCTTCGTAGAACGAGTCGAGCGCGCCTTCGGCCATCTCCCCGCCGCCCCGCCATCCCCCCAGATCGACCAGCACCCCACCATCACCCCCCACATCACCCTCAAGAAGAAAAAGTCTTTGGAGCAGGTCCAGCTCTGCCTCGGCATGCCCGCCCCGCCCGTCCAGAGCACAGACCGCTTCGCCCTCTACATCCTCAACACCATCCTCGGCGGCGGCATGAGCTCGCGCCTCTTCCAGTCCGTTCGCGAAGAGCAAGGCCTCGCCTACAGCATCTTCTCCGAGCTCAGCCCCTTCCGCGACACCGGCTCCCTCTCCATCTACGCCGGCGTCTCCCTTGATAAAACCGAAAAGACCCTCCAGCTCACCCTCTCCGAGCTCCGCCGCCTCAAAGAAGAAATCGTCCCGGACGCCGAGCTCAAGCGCGCCAAAGACCAGATGAAGTCCAACATCGTCCTCGGCCTCGAAAGCTCGTCCAGCCGCATGTCCAACCTCGCACGCCAGCAGATGTACTTCAGCCGCTTCTTCACGGTAGAAGACATCGTCCAGGAGATCGACGCCGTCAACCCCGCCGACCTCCAGCGCATCGCCAACGACCTCTTCCGCCCCGAGCTCCTCGCCCTCACCCTGCTAGGCAACCTCGGCCCCATGAAAGTATCCCGCGCCGACCTCGCCTGCTGA
- the lolA gene encoding outer membrane lipoprotein chaperone LolA has product MLAASAAAQSPQDALLQKVDDHYNHLASLRARYREHYTGMGMDRSESGTLLLKKPGRMAWHYDVPAGKLFVFDGKFAWFYTPGDPQAQKIPAKQMDDLHTPLRFLLGHTQLKKELDQIKVTPVGTEFRITGIPKGMQQRIHQLGLQVTPEGLITAMQVEEIDGAKTEFTFTEMKENIPATNADFQFTPPPGVTIITGAPPI; this is encoded by the coding sequence ATGCTCGCCGCATCAGCGGCAGCCCAATCCCCGCAAGATGCCCTGCTCCAAAAAGTAGACGACCACTACAACCACCTTGCCAGCCTCCGCGCCCGTTACCGCGAGCACTACACCGGCATGGGCATGGACCGCTCCGAGTCAGGCACCCTCCTGCTCAAGAAGCCCGGCCGCATGGCTTGGCACTACGACGTCCCCGCCGGCAAGCTCTTCGTCTTCGACGGCAAATTCGCCTGGTTCTACACCCCCGGCGACCCCCAGGCCCAGAAGATCCCCGCCAAGCAGATGGACGACCTGCACACCCCCCTCCGCTTCCTGCTAGGCCACACCCAACTAAAAAAAGAGCTCGACCAGATCAAAGTCACACCCGTAGGCACTGAGTTCCGAATCACCGGCATCCCCAAAGGCATGCAGCAGCGCATCCATCAACTCGGGCTGCAAGTCACCCCCGAAGGCCTGATCACCGCCATGCAGGTAGAAGAGATCGACGGAGCCAAGACCGAGTTCACCTTCACCGAAATGAAGGAAAACATCCCCGCCACCAACGCCGACTTCCAGTTCACCCCACCCCCGGGAGTCACCATCATCACCGGTGCCCCCCCCATCTAA